CAGTAATATCTTTAGGTGGACGAGGATACATATAAAGAGTAATTTCTTTGGTAAATTCTCTAAAAATATCTTCTTTGTATTTCTGTGATATTGGCAGCAACAAAAGCCGATTTGTATGTATTTCTATCTGAGACAGTTCCATAGTCTGTAATTCTCTGGAAATAGATAAGCAAATACGGTTGAGATAAGATTATTTTTAGGCACAACACCTATACATTTGTCACAAGTACCCCTTAACTGAACGGTATTGATATATAACCAAGTTTACCAATTAAATCAATACTAATATGAGAGTTTATTGAGATTATTTTTTATTTAAAAAGAGATTGAGTATTTTATTTGACAAAACTGTGGTACAAGTTTATCTGAACTTCAACAAGAAAACATCTAAGTTTTGTCATGAAACACCTAAAGTTTTGTTAAGATGCAAATGCTGGTATTCCATCGACGAAAAGTGCCAATCAGGGTGTGGAGAAATAAATGAGTACTAGCACTATTGAGTTGAGTAAACAAAACCATGACCAGTTACATTTTATTTGACGACGCCCTCCGGATGCTTGTAAAAGCTTTCTTGGTTTCAGTATTGCTGCTCATTGCCTGTTCTGGCTTAGGTCTGGCAGTCATCGAAACCATTGACAAAACAGGTCTTCGCGTAGACGCGAAGCGTCTTGACTAAGCCTAGCCTCTGCGACACTCGATATATGATACGGGGGCTGACCGTAGGGTAAAAGTTCTGCCCACTTCAAACCGAAACTTTGCATATTGTCGAAGACCATGGAGTTTAGGTGTTCACTAGCGAAAAATCTTGGGAACACTAAAGCTGAGAAATCTCACAGCGTTGTACAAAGACCTGAAAGTGACCTAGGCACGAGAGAGTGTACCGCTGCTGAGATGCAAGCGAAGGAGTAAACTACAATGGGTCTATTCGACAAAAATTTCGGCTTACAAAGCCAAGTTCAAGAAGCACTCAGTCCAGCGGAAGCTTTTGCTGCAATGACTTTGGCGGCAACAGCCTCAGACGGGTATCTTTCTGAAGGGCAGGCGCGTGGTATTTCGTCTGCGCTGTCTCGTATGAAGCTTTTCAGAAGTTATTCTAATGATGTGATGAACAGGATGTTTGATAAACTCCTGATTATTCTGAGGCGGCAAGGTATAGATGCTTTGTTTAATTTAGCTAAAGAGTCCTTACCCTACGAGTTACGGGAAGCTGCTTTTGCGGTAGCCACGGATTTGGTTTTAGCTGATGGTATTTTGACTCAAGAGGAGCAAGACTTCTTAACCGATTTGTATCAAGCCTTGGGAATTTCTGGTGATATTGCCATAAAAATTGTGCAAGTGATGTTGATCAAAAATCGAGGATAGCACTTGCCAATTATCAAAAGCCCCTCCTGGGAACATCAGGTTTGGAGTCTGGGGCAATATCATTCATTTATAGCTATTGGTGGGATTTTCTGGTATGTAGAGACGTTGCAATGCAACGTCTCTACACATATTATTGATAGGCAAATTATCTTACCTGAAAGATCTTAGTTTATAAGTATCATTTTTTACCTTTAATCTTGCCTCTCTCCCAATTTGGGAGAAAAATGCTGTTAAGTGGAGTGAGGAGTGTCTTACATAAGATTGCAATATATGTAAAAATATTAAACTCATCACTTTATTTTGCCAGCAAAAGGAATATAGCATTTAAGGAATTTTGTCCTCGCCGCACTTACAGACGAGGTATTTCCTTAAATCCAAGAACAAATTTTGGAATCCAAAAACTCTAGTCTTATGCCTTATTCTGCCACCCTAAGCCAACTGGTTGAAGTTCTGTGTGCAAGAGCAGCAAACTTATCTGAAGCTGCGCTAGCAAGTTTGAGCAGCGGTATACAGACCGATTCCCGTATCCTTAAGCCGGGTGAAGTGTTTGTGGCTTTACGCGGTGAAAAGTTTAATGGACACGATTTTGTCCGAATGGCAATAGAAAAAGGTGCAATGGCTGCGATAGTAGATTTTGAATACGACTATTCTGAATTTCCTGTGTTGCAGGTAAAAGACACGCTAGAAGCATATCAAAAAATTGGCAGGTGGTGGCGTAATCAGTTTCAGATTCCAGTGATTGGAGTCACGGGTTCTGTGGGCAAAACCACAACCAAGGAACTCATTGCTGCAGTTTTGGCAACACAAGGAAGAGTCCTCAAGACTTATGGAAATTACAATAACGAAATAGGAGTGCCGAAAACTCTGCTACAATTGAGTGCAGAACACGATTTCGCCGTCATTGAAATGGCGATGCGGGGGAAAGGGCAAATTGCCGAATTAACGCAAATAGCCCGTCCGACAATTGGCGTGATTACCAATGTGGGAACGGCGCATATAGAGTTATTGGGTTCAGAAGAAGCTATTGCCCAAGCAAAATGTGAATTATTAGCACAAATGCCTGTTGATGGCGTGGCAATTCTCAATCATGATAATCAGCTATTGATTGAAACAGCGGCAAAAGTCTGGCAAGGGAAAGTTTTGACTTACGGCTTGTCTGGTGGCGATATCCAAGGAAAGTTGATTGATAGTGACACGTTGGAAGTGGCAGGAGTGCAATTGCCTTTACCCTTATCAGGACGACATAATGCAACTAACTTCTTGGCTGCTTTAGCTGTGGCGCAGGTGTTGGGCATTGATTGGTCATGCCTCAAATCGGGTGTGATTGTCGATATGCCAGGAGGACGAGCGCAGCGTTTTACTTTGCCCAATGATGTGGTAATCTTAGATGAGACTTATAATGCTGCACCAGAAGCTATGGAGGCGGCGTTGCAATTGTTAGCAGACACGCCTGGAAAGCGACGTATTGCGGTGTTGGGTGCAATGAAGGAATTGGGAGAGCGATCGCACCAGTTGCATCAGCGAGTGGGGGAAACGGTGCAAAAGTTGAATTTAGATGCTTTATTGGTTTTGGTTGATGGAGAAGACGCAAAAGCGATAGCCAACAGTGCCAAGGGTATTCCGTCTGAGTTCTTTACAACTCATGCAGATTTAGTTGCCTCTTTAAAGAGTTTTGTCCAAGAGGGAGATAGAATCCTTTTCAAGGCAGCGCATTCAGTAGGACTAGATAGAGTGGTGAATCAATTCCGTACGGAATTTGCCAAATAAAATTGCTAGTTATTTACTAATTGTTACAGCGCTTTTCTGTAAGGTGGGCATTGCGTACTAACATCTCAAATGTCTATCACATGAGCTTTTATAGGCAATGCCCACCCTACGAGTTGTGGTTTAATCATCAGAAGAAGCGCTGTAATGGTGCAATTAGCGGTGTTGTATATTTGCGGGATGATTCGATTGTGAGATATTTCTTTTCTAGATTATGCAACGCCTAATGATCTTCTATATAAGATAAGGAAAAAAATAACGTGAATATAAATCTATCCCGTAAAAAACCGCGTGTCTTTAGATGGCAAGCGGTTTTCTCGGTGCTAATGTTTGTTTTCATGTACCTGCCCATACTGGTACTTACCTTTTATAGTTTTAACCAATCGCCCTACAGTGCAACTTGGCAAGGGTTTACCCTAGAATGGTATCGCCAATTGTTCAGCGATGAGCGTATTTTATCGGCTTTACAAAACAGTTTGATAGTAGCCTTTTGTGCAGTAGGGATTTCAGCAGTATTGGGAACTTTGATGGCGGTGGGGTTGACACGTTTTCAATTTCCAGGTAAGACATTGTATCTCGGTATTTCTTACCTACCATTGATTATTCCCGATATTGCGATCGCCGTAGCTACGCTAGTTTTTCTCGCAGCATTTGCCATTCCCTTAAGCATCTGGACAATTGTTGCAGCTCATGTCGTGTTTTGTCTAGCATACGTTGGTCTTGTTGTGTCTTCTCGACTGACCAACTTAGATCCCCACTTAGAAGAAGCAGCACTAGATTTAGGCGCAACACCAGTACAAGCTTTTATCAAAGTCTTATTACCTCAGTTAATGCCTGGTATTGTAGCGGGTTGTCTGCTAGCTTTTGTCCTCAGCTTAGATGACTTTCTCATTGCCAGTTTCACTGCTGGTAGTGGTTCTAACACGTTACCAATGGAGATTTTTAGCCGCATCAGGACAGGAGTAAAACCAGATATCAATGCTCTTAGTGTTATCTTGATTTTAGTCTCGGCGATCGTTGCTTTTGTCGCTGAATTAATTCGCGCTTCAGGACAGAAAATGAATAGTCATTAGTCATTGGTGATTGCTGCTCCACTCCCCCAACTCCACTCTTCCAAGGCACTTGACAACATGAGCAGCTTCATCATATTATTAAATCTATAATGGGAATCTGTGCGCTCATAGGTACTCATATTTAGAAACTTCTAATTTAGAAACTTCTAACCCCACGTAAACGGAAACACAGAATTTTTTCATCTGTATTTGCTCGTGTCATGTGTGTAAGCAGATGAATAAAATTTTATATGCAGGTAAATATACATATATCTGTATTTAAATAGCTCAGATTAGAGCCAACTTTGGACAAGATGCGATACATGGCTCACTATGCAAATCTGTCAAAATCCCAATTGCTCCAATCCCCTCAACCTTGACAGCAATAGATTTTGCACCAGTTGCGGACAAAGCAACTTTGGCAACCTCCTGAGAAACCGCTATCGTGTTTTAAGATTATTAGGCGAAGGCGGGTTTAGCAGAACATATGCAGCGGAAGATGTTGATAGACTCGATGCTCCTTGCGTCATCAAACAATTCTTCCCACAAGTTCAGGGGACTTCAGAACGTACCAAAGCCGCAGAATTGTTCAAGCAAGAGGCAAAGCGACTTTATGAACTGGGAGAAAATCACTGGCAAATTCCCAGATTACTTGCTTACTTTGAACAAGGTTCTAGCCTCTATCTGGTGCAAGAATTTATTCAAGGGCAAACTTTGTTACAAGAACTTCAGCAACAAAACTTTACTCAAGAGCAAATTCGCGAACTTTTAGTTGATTTGTTACCTGTTCTCCAATTCATTCACGAGCGTAACGTCATTCATCGAGATATTAAACCAGAGAACATTATCCGCCGCCAAAGTGATAGCAAACTCGTCTTAATTGACTTTGGTGGTGCTAAACAGGTGACGCAAACTAGTCTATCAAGACAAGCCACGGTGCTATATACAATCGGTTATGCACCAAGCGAGCAAATGGCTGGATTTGCCTGTCAAGCAAGTGATTTATACTCCTTGGGAGTGACTTGTGTGCGTCTTCTCACTCAATGTTTGCCCATACAAGACCCTCATGGACAGATTCAAGATACCCTTTACGACCCGATGAACGGTAAATGGTTGTGGCGAGAGTATTTACAAGAAAAAGGGGTGATTATCCGCGACGACTTAGGGCAAATTCTGGATAAATTGCTAAAACACTTGGCAAAAGACAGGTATCAATCAGCAACAGAAGTTTTGCAAGACTTAAATGCAACAACATCTGCTACACCAACTATTTTGCTGACTTCCCAACCGAAGTCACCGCCTCAACAACATGAAGTGACAACACCAATTCCTGAACTAGAAGCTTCCTCAGAATTCCCCTCCTTACAGATTTTTGAATTTGACGTTGTGATAGTAGACGCAGAGGCTCATGAAAAGAACCGTCACTGTCGCAGTGCAAAGTTTTATGCAGAAAACTTGGGTAACGAAGTCACGCTGGAAATGGTAGCAATTCCTGACGGTACTTTTATGATGGGTTCAAAAGACAATGAGGGAGATGGTGATGAACGTCCACAACATGAAGTGACTATCAAACCTTTTTTTATGGGAAAGTTTCCCGTCACTCAAGCACAATGGAAAGCAGTCGCAGCTTTACCCAAAGTTAAACAATCATTGAATCCTAATCCATCCAAATTCAAAGGTGCAAATCGACCAATTGAAAATGTCTCTTGGCATGAAGCAGTCGAATTCTGTGCTAGGTTATTTAAAAAAACTGGACGACAGTATCGCTTACCCAGTGAAGCCGAATGGGAATATGCTTGTCGCGCTGGAACTACGACACCCTTCCACTTTGGCGAAACAATTACCGCTGAGTTAGCAAACTGTAGTGGAAGCGATACTCATGTTTGGGAACAAAAAGCCAAATACCGAAAAGAAACAACACCTGTAGGTAGTTTTCAGGTAGCAAACACCTTTGGCTTGTATGATATGCACGGGTTAGTCTGGGAATGGTGTGCTGACCCTTGGCACAAAAATTACGATGGCGCACCCACAGATGGATCAGTTTGGGAAGTTGGCGGCGACAATAATCGTCGCGTGCTTCGCGGTGGTTCTTGGAGTTTCAGTTCTGTGCTTTGCCGTAGCGCTAGTCGTAGCTGGAACGAACCGGATGGCGGACTTAGGATATGTGGCTTTCGAGTTGTAGCGAGTTGCTCTATTTGAAATCATACACAAAAACGCTGTAGAGACGCATCATGGTGCGTCTCTACATTTTTCTTCTCGTAGTAACAGGCTTTCGAGCCCACCTCACAAGAGTTATCCTTTTACTGTGCGATCGCTTACACCAGCTTCAGATCAGGATACTCCGCCAACACATCATCAGAGGTCAGAGTGTCGCCTTCAGCTTGTGGAGTCCAAAGAACTTCCATCGCAAGTAGTTGCTCACCAGGAATGCTACCAAATTGACGTAGAGCTTGACGCAAGTCGTCAGCGTTGTTAACTTCTGGTAGCTGGAATTTACCCAAGGTCGCAGCTAATAAGGTGACGATAATGTATTCGCCAGGTCCTTCTGTGATTAAACGGGTTGGATTATCCAGTTCACCAGCCCCAGGTAAAGCATTTTTGGGTGTGGCTGCTTTTAGCTGGTTATTCACATTAGAAAGTGTTTCTGCGGTGAATTTGCTGCGCTCTGCCAGTGACAGACGGTTAAACTGAGCTTCAGCTGAATTTAAACGCGCTTGTTGCGTACCACCACCTGCATAAACCCAGTATTCAGGATGGCGTAGCAAAGCTAGGCTTGCTTCTTGTAATATTTCTGCTCTACCCTCTGGGGAGTTTGTATCAGCAGTTTCGGCAATGTGGTTGAGTTCGGTTTGCAAATCACGGGCGCTGGCTAACAAGCCCACTTGCAAACGAGTGACGGAAACAGGGGAATTGCTGCTGTAGCCCATTTCACTGTCACCACTGTCACCAGAAGCAACGCGACGGAAGCTTTGCACCAGGAAGTTGGCGATCGCAATAAAAACGAAAATGCCCAATAAACCGCCAAATCCTCCCCCAATACCCCAGAACGGAATCAGGAACGGAAATCCAAAACCACCGCCACCAGGGTAAGGAGCATAGTATCCCCCACCGTAACCTCCACCAGGAGGTGCGTAGGTGCGAGGAGACGAGTAAGGACGGCTTGAGGGAACTCTGAAGGAACCACCGCCGATTCTACCGCCACTAGCGGCTAGCGCTCCATCAGTGTGACCAAATGCCAATGTAAAAACAAGGCATAGGAGGAACAGAGATTTTAACAGGGGTTTGATAGCTTGTTGTAGTTTTTTACCCATGACACAGTCGCCTGAAAAATAGTATTGGTTATCTTTATCTCCTAATGCGCTTAGGAGTTTTGTGCTTGGTCAATGACGCCAGCCCGTAGCCCCACACAGTGGTTGATTGGCAGTAGCTTTTTTGTATCAGGCTACATTTCAAATGTATCGTCTCTTATTTTCGACGGGCAGCACGCTTTGGGGGGATTTCTGGAGTAGATAACCGTACCTCATAAGCAATTGAAACTTCCAAATTGAAAATTTGGCAACCCAGTTCCTCCAATTATTCTGCCTGAATCCTGTATGTAAATTAAGTATGCACAGAAGAGAAACACAGCTTTTACGTCTGAAATAATACAAGTAATTTTTCTGTTTTAGTATTTTTTATATCAAGATAAATTATTTTTAATAGCTTTTTATAATTTTTAATAAATTACAAAAAAAACTCTAAATTTCTGTATCTTATTTAACAAAAGTTATCTCATCTCCTAGTGAGAAGTTAATTTTAAGTTTTTTAAAAAGAGATAATAAAGAAAGAAAAAATTTTGCCATTTTGGCATAACATTTTAAGTGGGATTCAGATAATCTACTAACAGCAGTCAGATGTAGAAATCTCAACAGGAGTGATTTGAAGTATGAAGTATGAAGTATATTTTTTTCATCAAAGCTTGTCGTTAAGTTAACCTAGCAGGTTTATACATTCTTTAAACTTCAGCTTTTGTTCTCTCCTTTTTTTGCTTCATTTTTAAGTCATCAGGGTGTTAGGTTGAGAGCTTTCTGGTTTTTAGCAACTGACGTGAAACATTCAAAATTCCAAACTAAAATGCTTTCTAAAAAGATAAATACTTTACACGTTACGTTACTGACAGAAGTAAATTAGATTAATTAGAAATTGATAATTTGTCATTCACAGTTATTATTGTAAATAACACATTACAACTTACTAATTATTTAGTAAGTATTGTATAAAATAAAGTTTGTCATGTTGTTGTTTGCTCCTCATAACCTGGAACAAAATTTTTGTAACTTCTTCAATTTATTTTAAAGTCTAAATTGCAAAAGTTACAAAAATTCATGTAGATTTTTTATGCTGTTTTGACGTTTAGTTATCAAATGTCTGATGGAAAATATTTCACGCATAAGAGCAACAATACGAGACAAAACCGCATCATACCCAGATATCCTGGTGATATCTCGAACCTTCCAGCCAAAAGGAGGTGGCATCGAAGAATATATCTATAATCGATGTTTGCAAGATCCGGAGCGGGTGATTGTTTTGGCAGCTAGTTGCTCAGGAGATAAACTATTTGACAAATGGCAAAAGTTTCCGGTCTACCGCTGGCCTCTCTCTCGACACTGGCGTGGTAGTTTTGTGGGAGCTATGCTGCAAGCTTTCCTGAATACGGTTTGCTCATGTGTGCTCGCAATTCAACTCTATTTTCGCTATCACTATCGGTATATTGAATGGGGTCACAGCTATCATTTTCTTTCTGTTTTGCTCTTAAGTTACCTCCTACCTATTCGCTTTTTTATCTATTTACACGGAAAGGATATTCTTGGGTTGTCACGCAACCCCATACTGTGTTCTCTATTTGAATTCACGTTAAAACGAGCTGAAGGGATTGTTTGTAACAGTTCCTTTACTCAAGATTACCTGACTACCCATTTCCATGTTGAGACGCCAACCCATGTGATTAACCCCGCTGTCAGAGTAGAAAAATTTGGCGTTTCATCTCATCAAGATGATCTGGATGATTTGCGTGTCCGAATTCG
The sequence above is a segment of the Mastigocladopsis repens PCC 10914 genome. Coding sequences within it:
- a CDS encoding glycosyltransferase family 4 protein, which codes for MENISRIRATIRDKTASYPDILVISRTFQPKGGGIEEYIYNRCLQDPERVIVLAASCSGDKLFDKWQKFPVYRWPLSRHWRGSFVGAMLQAFLNTVCSCVLAIQLYFRYHYRYIEWGHSYHFLSVLLLSYLLPIRFFIYLHGKDILGLSRNPILCSLFEFTLKRAEGIVCNSSFTQDYLTTHFHVETPTHVINPAVRVEKFGVSSHQDDLDDLRVRIRSAYNIPEKAVVILSVGRLVKSKGSDRVIENLTLLLTLGMDVHYILCGQGPYESALRNLASRLRVQGRVHFAGYVPDRELAGYYAACDILAMLSLGDNKAPKVGGFGIVCLEAGYFGKPVIASRLGNVVDTVHHEENGILVNPNSGYEVFHAFKRLCQDQKLREQLGRQGKQLAKRKTLHRSIYVADRDSCLLT
- a CDS encoding bifunctional serine/threonine-protein kinase/formylglycine-generating enzyme family protein, encoding MQICQNPNCSNPLNLDSNRFCTSCGQSNFGNLLRNRYRVLRLLGEGGFSRTYAAEDVDRLDAPCVIKQFFPQVQGTSERTKAAELFKQEAKRLYELGENHWQIPRLLAYFEQGSSLYLVQEFIQGQTLLQELQQQNFTQEQIRELLVDLLPVLQFIHERNVIHRDIKPENIIRRQSDSKLVLIDFGGAKQVTQTSLSRQATVLYTIGYAPSEQMAGFACQASDLYSLGVTCVRLLTQCLPIQDPHGQIQDTLYDPMNGKWLWREYLQEKGVIIRDDLGQILDKLLKHLAKDRYQSATEVLQDLNATTSATPTILLTSQPKSPPQQHEVTTPIPELEASSEFPSLQIFEFDVVIVDAEAHEKNRHCRSAKFYAENLGNEVTLEMVAIPDGTFMMGSKDNEGDGDERPQHEVTIKPFFMGKFPVTQAQWKAVAALPKVKQSLNPNPSKFKGANRPIENVSWHEAVEFCARLFKKTGRQYRLPSEAEWEYACRAGTTTPFHFGETITAELANCSGSDTHVWEQKAKYRKETTPVGSFQVANTFGLYDMHGLVWEWCADPWHKNYDGAPTDGSVWEVGGDNNRRVLRGGSWSFSSVLCRSASRSWNEPDGGLRICGFRVVASCSI
- a CDS encoding ABC transporter permease; protein product: MFVFMYLPILVLTFYSFNQSPYSATWQGFTLEWYRQLFSDERILSALQNSLIVAFCAVGISAVLGTLMAVGLTRFQFPGKTLYLGISYLPLIIPDIAIAVATLVFLAAFAIPLSIWTIVAAHVVFCLAYVGLVVSSRLTNLDPHLEEAALDLGATPVQAFIKVLLPQLMPGIVAGCLLAFVLSLDDFLIASFTAGSGSNTLPMEIFSRIRTGVKPDINALSVILILVSAIVAFVAELIRASGQKMNSH
- a CDS encoding DUF1517 domain-containing protein, producing the protein MGKKLQQAIKPLLKSLFLLCLVFTLAFGHTDGALAASGGRIGGGSFRVPSSRPYSSPRTYAPPGGGYGGGYYAPYPGGGGFGFPFLIPFWGIGGGFGGLLGIFVFIAIANFLVQSFRRVASGDSGDSEMGYSSNSPVSVTRLQVGLLASARDLQTELNHIAETADTNSPEGRAEILQEASLALLRHPEYWVYAGGGTQQARLNSAEAQFNRLSLAERSKFTAETLSNVNNQLKAATPKNALPGAGELDNPTRLITEGPGEYIIVTLLAATLGKFQLPEVNNADDLRQALRQFGSIPGEQLLAMEVLWTPQAEGDTLTSDDVLAEYPDLKLV
- a CDS encoding UDP-N-acetylmuramoyl-tripeptide--D-alanyl-D-alanine ligase, which translates into the protein MPYSATLSQLVEVLCARAANLSEAALASLSSGIQTDSRILKPGEVFVALRGEKFNGHDFVRMAIEKGAMAAIVDFEYDYSEFPVLQVKDTLEAYQKIGRWWRNQFQIPVIGVTGSVGKTTTKELIAAVLATQGRVLKTYGNYNNEIGVPKTLLQLSAEHDFAVIEMAMRGKGQIAELTQIARPTIGVITNVGTAHIELLGSEEAIAQAKCELLAQMPVDGVAILNHDNQLLIETAAKVWQGKVLTYGLSGGDIQGKLIDSDTLEVAGVQLPLPLSGRHNATNFLAALAVAQVLGIDWSCLKSGVIVDMPGGRAQRFTLPNDVVILDETYNAAPEAMEAALQLLADTPGKRRIAVLGAMKELGERSHQLHQRVGETVQKLNLDALLVLVDGEDAKAIANSAKGIPSEFFTTHADLVASLKSFVQEGDRILFKAAHSVGLDRVVNQFRTEFAK
- a CDS encoding tellurite resistance TerB family protein; this encodes MGLFDKNFGLQSQVQEALSPAEAFAAMTLAATASDGYLSEGQARGISSALSRMKLFRSYSNDVMNRMFDKLLIILRRQGIDALFNLAKESLPYELREAAFAVATDLVLADGILTQEEQDFLTDLYQALGISGDIAIKIVQVMLIKNRG